Proteins encoded in a region of the Equus asinus isolate D_3611 breed Donkey chromosome X, EquAss-T2T_v2, whole genome shotgun sequence genome:
- the LOC139042628 gene encoding olfactory receptor 5J3-like has protein sequence MENSSIVTEFILLGMTDNPQLGILLFVVFLIVYIVTVLENLGLVVLIRVSPCLHTPMYFFLSNLSFLDVCFSSVTIPNTLENLLSKLQAVSFLGCVTQMDLFIIFASAECNLLASMAYDRYTAICHPLLYHVKMSRIRCLLLVAGCYLGGLINMVSVTTSITKLSFCQPFVLPHFFCDIPPLLALACSDPWVTQILVVACGGLTLVTSIVVILASYMSVLMTILGIPSSFGKQKAFSTCASHLIAVGLYYGTTMYTYLQPSRHGSQEGNQMVSVFYTMVFPMFNPLIYSLRNQEVKVALWKILRQSP, from the coding sequence ATGGAGAATTCATCTATAGTGACTGAGTTCATCCTTCTTGGCATGACAGACAACCCTCAACTTGGGATCCTGCTATTTGTAGTCTTTCTGATTGTTTATATTGTCACTGTGTTGGAGAATCTAGGCTTGGTAGTCCTGATCAGAGTCAGTCCctgcctccacacccccatgtactttttcctctctaATCTGTCCTTTCTTGATGTCTGTTTCTCTTCCGTAACGATCCCaaatactttagaaaatttgTTGTCTAAGTTACAGGCTGTTTCTTTCCTTGGATGTGTGACTCAAATGGACTTGTTCATAATTTTTGCCTCTGCTGAATGCAACCTTTTGGCttccatggcctatgaccgctatacTGCCATCTGTCATCCACTGCTCTACCACGTCAAAATGTCTAGAATCCGTTGTCTCCTCTTGGTAGCAGGATGCTACCTTGGTGGGTTAATTAACATGGTTTCTGTGACAACTTCCATCACAAAACTATCGTTCTGTCAACCATTTGTCCTtccccacttcttctgtgacatccCTCCACTGTTGGCACTGGCTTGCTCAGACCCGTGGGTAACCCAGATCCTGGTTGTTGCCTGTGGGGGACTCACCTTGGTCACCTCCATTGTGGTGATTCTTGCTTCCTATATGTCTGTGCTCATGACTATCCTGGGAATTCCTTCATCCTTTGGCAAGCAAAAAGCTTTCTCTACCTGTGCTTCCCACTTGATTGCTGTTGGACTGTACTATGGAACAACTATGTACACTTACTTGCAGCCCTCTCGACATGGATCCCAGGAAGGAAATCAGATGGTCTCAGTGTTTTATACAATGGTGTTCCCCATGTTTAATCCTCTCATCTACAGTTTGAGAAACCAGGAAGTGAAAGTTGCTTTATGGAAAATATTGAGGCAAAGTCCCTAA